The following nucleotide sequence is from Candidatus Polarisedimenticolia bacterium.
CGCGGCGCTGCTCTCCCGCATGAAGGTCCATGTGCTCGCCCCACTGGATCGCGACGTCCTCCGCGTGCTCCTGCGCCGCGCCGCCGCCGATCCGCGCGGCCTGGCAGGGCGTCTGGAGCTGAACGACGAAACCGCCGACCTCATCGCCTCGCTCTCCTCGGGCGACGCGCGCCGCGCCCTCAACGTCCTGGAGCTGGTCGATCGGATGCTGCCCGAGAACGGGCCCGTCCCGGCCCGCCCCGATCGCGACCTGGTGCTGCGGGCCTCCGGCCGTGAAGCCCTCGTCTACGACAAGTCGGGCGAGGCGCACTACAACCTGATTTCCGCCCTGCACAAGAGCCTGAGGAGCTCGGATCCCGATGCCGCCGTCTACTGGCTGGCCCGCATTCTGGAGGCGGGCGAGGACCCCCTCTATCCGGCGCGCCGCATGGTGCGCTTCGCGAGCGAGGACGTGGGCAACGCCGACCCCGGCGCCCTCGCGGTCGCAGTCGGAGCGGAGCAGGCGGTGCGCTTCCTGGGGATGCCGGAGGGTGCGCTGGCTCTGGCGCAGGCCGCCGTCTACCTGGCGACCGCCCCCAAGAGCGACGCCGTCTACGCCGCCTACGAATCGGCGGTCGAGCGGATCCGCGAGGGGCACACCTCTCCCGTGCCGCTGCACCTGCGCAATCCCGAGACGAAGCTGATGAAGGAAATTGGCTACGGCCACGGCTATCGCCACGCCCACGACTACGAGGGTGGGGTCACCGACATGGAATGCCTGCCGGAGGATCTGCGCGGCGAGGTGTTCTACCGGCCGGGATCGGAAGGCTTCGAAAAGGAGATTGCCCGGCGGCTGGAGGCGTGGAGGGCCCGGCGGAAAACGCCGGTCAAGAAGCCTTCTTGACGTGCCAGGTGGTGTC
It contains:
- a CDS encoding replication-associated recombination protein A, with the protein product MDLFSQPRLPGSDPAPPLADRMRPARLEDLLGQEELLGPGTPLRAALSSGELHSLILWGPPGSGKTTLARLMAGVTGGPFVPFSAVLSGIKEVKEVMATARMQFTRTGRKTVVFVDEFHRFNRAQQDAFLPYVESGEIILVGATTENPSFAVNAALLSRMKVHVLAPLDRDVLRVLLRRAAADPRGLAGRLELNDETADLIASLSSGDARRALNVLELVDRMLPENGPVPARPDRDLVLRASGREALVYDKSGEAHYNLISALHKSLRSSDPDAAVYWLARILEAGEDPLYPARRMVRFASEDVGNADPGALAVAVGAEQAVRFLGMPEGALALAQAAVYLATAPKSDAVYAAYESAVERIREGHTSPVPLHLRNPETKLMKEIGYGHGYRHAHDYEGGVTDMECLPEDLRGEVFYRPGSEGFEKEIARRLEAWRARRKTPVKKPS